In one window of Candidatus Rubrimentiphilum sp. DNA:
- a CDS encoding glycosyltransferase: MRVALVHDYLNQRGGAERVFAHIARAYPDAPIYTALHDPHATADLVDPKRVRVSYLNAIPGANRYFRYLAPFYPRAFERFDFSDFDTIVSSTTAWTKGIRVPPGAVHICYVNTVSRFAFAYDEYVGRSSFVARPVVRRLIEWDKRAAQLPTRLIANSRNVADRIERYYGRESTVLHCPVDLERFSAGTGEGNYFLVASRLLPYKRIELAIRAAAIANVALVVVGTGPDERRLRALAAESPWVRMAGYVDDAEMNRLLGNARAAIVPGEEDFGLVPLEAAATGRPAIAFRAGGALETIVEGQTGEFFDEPSAQALAEAMQNFDPARYDPRTLRAHAEKFSPERFVERLRAIVDETRSSR; the protein is encoded by the coding sequence TTGCGCGTCGCGCTCGTCCACGATTACCTAAATCAGCGGGGCGGCGCCGAACGCGTCTTCGCGCACATCGCGCGCGCCTACCCGGACGCACCCATTTACACGGCCCTGCACGATCCGCACGCGACAGCCGATCTGGTCGATCCCAAGCGCGTGCGCGTTTCCTACTTAAATGCGATCCCCGGCGCGAACCGCTACTTCCGGTACCTCGCGCCATTTTATCCGCGCGCATTTGAACGGTTTGATTTCTCGGACTTCGACACGATCGTCAGCTCGACGACGGCATGGACGAAAGGAATTCGGGTTCCGCCGGGTGCGGTGCACATCTGTTATGTGAACACCGTCAGCCGGTTTGCGTTCGCCTACGACGAATACGTCGGCAGGTCATCGTTCGTCGCTCGACCGGTTGTCCGGCGCTTGATAGAGTGGGATAAGCGCGCAGCGCAGCTGCCCACGCGTTTGATTGCGAACTCGCGCAACGTCGCGGATCGCATCGAACGGTATTATGGGCGCGAGAGCACGGTGCTGCACTGCCCTGTCGACCTCGAACGTTTTAGCGCGGGAACGGGCGAAGGAAACTATTTTCTCGTTGCGTCGCGCCTGCTGCCGTACAAACGCATCGAACTCGCGATCCGTGCGGCTGCGATCGCGAACGTCGCGCTCGTCGTTGTGGGCACGGGACCGGATGAAAGGCGGCTGCGTGCCTTAGCAGCCGAGTCCCCGTGGGTTCGGATGGCCGGGTACGTCGACGACGCGGAGATGAATCGTCTGTTGGGAAATGCGCGAGCCGCGATCGTACCGGGCGAAGAAGATTTCGGCTTGGTGCCGCTGGAGGCGGCCGCGACGGGACGTCCGGCGATCGCTTTTCGCGCCGGCGGCGCACTCGAAACGATCGTTGAGGGCCAAACCGGCGAGTTCTTTGACGAGCCGTCCGCGCAAGCGCTGGCCGAAGCGATGCAAAACTTCGATCCGGCCCGGTACGACCCGCGCACGCTGCGCGCGCACGCCGAGAAATTTTCGCCCGAGCGTTTTGTCGAACGGCTGCGCGCTATTGTGGACGAAACGCGCAGCTCAAGATAA
- the rsmA gene encoding 16S rRNA (adenine(1518)-N(6)/adenine(1519)-N(6))-dimethyltransferase RsmA, with protein MHARELLRQFGYRPKKRLGQNFLMDSGAAARIASLVAPAAGARLLEIGPGTGTLTQALLETKADVTAIEIDEDMVRILRSRNDLAGAAIVHADALTFDYAAFAGGEAWRCTGNLPYNIATPLIMRFIEMTGGPELLVVMLQKDVADRLRAKPGDRAYGSLSVAVQYRMQVERAFTLTPRVFYPQPKVDSAVVRLQRLARPAVAVADEARFLQVVRGAFAYRRKTLANSLSLALDIERADVTNALRQLDYDTEIRGEQLAIGDFARIAGVLPAR; from the coding sequence ATGCACGCGCGGGAGCTGCTCCGGCAATTCGGTTACCGCCCCAAGAAGCGGCTAGGCCAAAACTTTCTCATGGATTCCGGCGCGGCGGCTCGCATCGCGAGCCTCGTCGCGCCTGCTGCCGGCGCGCGCCTTCTGGAAATAGGTCCGGGAACGGGCACGCTGACGCAGGCGCTGCTCGAGACGAAAGCGGACGTCACCGCGATCGAAATCGACGAAGACATGGTACGCATTCTGCGCTCGCGCAACGATCTTGCCGGAGCCGCGATCGTGCACGCCGATGCACTAACCTTTGATTATGCAGCGTTTGCCGGCGGCGAAGCCTGGCGGTGTACGGGGAATCTTCCATACAATATCGCGACGCCGCTGATCATGCGTTTCATCGAAATGACCGGCGGGCCTGAGCTGCTGGTCGTCATGCTGCAAAAAGACGTGGCCGACCGTTTGCGCGCCAAACCCGGAGACCGCGCCTACGGCAGTCTCTCGGTCGCGGTTCAGTACAGGATGCAGGTCGAACGCGCGTTTACGCTCACTCCGCGCGTGTTCTATCCGCAGCCCAAGGTAGACTCGGCAGTCGTGCGATTGCAGCGGCTCGCAAGGCCCGCAGTAGCGGTCGCCGACGAGGCGCGCTTTCTGCAGGTCGTGCGCGGAGCGTTCGCGTACCGCCGGAAAACGCTCGCGAACAGTTTGTCGCTGGCGCTGGACATCGAACGCGCGGACGTAACGAACGCGCTACGGCAGCTCGATTACGATACGGAGATACGTGGAGAACAACTCGCAATCGGCGACTTTGCAAGAATCGCCGGCGTCCTTCCCGCCCGCTAG
- a CDS encoding PaaI family thioesterase codes for MRPIDDGHCFACGPENEIGMHLKFERNGDDGVRARATLGDQFQGWRGIAHGGVALALLDEAMAHAAGYAGYRGVTGSMNARFRKPVPLNAPIAIEGRIKWMRRNVLEIEAHVSDETGAVLVEAEGRFVAQGRVEDADDHLADGKI; via the coding sequence ATGAGGCCGATCGACGACGGCCACTGTTTCGCATGCGGACCGGAAAACGAGATCGGCATGCACCTCAAGTTTGAACGGAACGGCGACGACGGCGTCCGTGCGCGCGCCACGCTGGGCGATCAGTTTCAAGGGTGGCGGGGCATCGCACACGGCGGCGTCGCGCTGGCGCTGCTCGACGAAGCGATGGCGCACGCGGCGGGATACGCCGGCTATCGCGGCGTGACCGGCAGCATGAACGCGCGCTTTCGCAAACCGGTTCCGCTGAACGCGCCGATCGCGATCGAGGGACGCATCAAGTGGATGCGCCGCAACGTTTTGGAGATCGAAGCCCACGTCAGCGACGAAACCGGCGCGGTGCTCGTCGAGGCGGAGGGCCGGTTCGTCGCGCAAGGACGCGTCGAAGATGCCGACGATCATTTGGCCGATGGCAAAATCTAA
- the tilS gene encoding tRNA lysidine(34) synthetase TilS: MRGTKPLLGIEQSVKRDGAIRAGEHVLIACSGGSDSVALAAILQALLKPLRLRLTLAHVNHGVRESAWQDEAVVLRVAAALGLPLKVMGLQLRRRDEAAMREARYEALERLAREAGATVVATGHTAGDQTETVLLALFRGAGADGLAGMPARRALGMDLELARPLLRLEREELRSYVQFAGLPYAIDPTNADRTLRRNAVRLALEALRPLFPGLDAAVARAAEVVGAELAATPLAAARRQVRQALREHEALDGVDFEHVEAAVRALQQGASGRFFMAPGVEIEVAGGALVVQRK; this comes from the coding sequence ATGCGAGGCACCAAGCCGTTGCTGGGGATCGAGCAGAGCGTGAAGCGCGACGGCGCGATTCGCGCCGGCGAGCACGTCTTGATCGCCTGTAGCGGCGGCTCCGACAGCGTGGCGCTGGCCGCGATTTTGCAGGCGCTTTTGAAGCCGCTGCGTCTGCGCCTGACGCTGGCGCACGTCAACCACGGCGTGCGCGAATCGGCTTGGCAAGACGAGGCCGTCGTTTTGCGCGTCGCGGCAGCTCTCGGCCTTCCATTAAAGGTGATGGGATTACAGCTGCGCCGGCGGGACGAAGCCGCGATGCGCGAAGCCCGATACGAGGCCCTCGAAAGACTGGCGCGCGAGGCCGGCGCTACCGTTGTTGCCACGGGCCACACGGCCGGCGATCAAACTGAAACGGTACTGCTCGCGCTCTTTCGCGGAGCGGGAGCCGATGGATTGGCGGGCATGCCGGCGCGACGCGCGCTCGGAATGGATCTCGAGCTTGCCCGTCCGCTGCTGCGCCTCGAGCGCGAAGAGCTCCGCTCGTACGTCCAGTTCGCGGGCCTGCCGTACGCAATCGATCCGACCAACGCCGACCGGACGCTGCGGCGCAACGCCGTCCGGCTGGCGCTCGAAGCCCTGCGGCCGCTATTCCCCGGCCTCGACGCAGCCGTCGCCCGGGCCGCCGAAGTCGTGGGCGCCGAGCTCGCGGCCACGCCGCTGGCCGCGGCGCGACGGCAGGTCCGGCAGGCGCTGCGCGAGCACGAGGCGTTGGACGGGGTGGATTTCGAGCACGTCGAGGCTGCGGTCCGGGCCCTCCAGCAGGGAGCCTCCGGCCGCTTTTTCATGGCTCCGGGGGTCGAAATTGAAGTCGCCGGGGGGGCCTTGGTCGTACAACGGAAGTGA
- a CDS encoding CPBP family intramembrane glutamic endopeptidase produces MFFAVIVGNVAPSIQFVIAHMMDRNALLHPPAGVSLATLAGTDLAAIICLVALLPWTARTSLAGLGFRAPTARTIGIAAIGALAMIVLTNGLASLLETALHIKVPEQAVTLFLSMKTPAGKATFAFMGIVLAAIAEELVFRVFLFNAIRRYANFWLAATVSGLLFGFAHAQFGFTLAQNLILAVPLAIGGIILCAVYAKTRNAYASMITHGLFNAVSFVALFVAPQLAQ; encoded by the coding sequence TTGTTCTTCGCCGTGATCGTCGGGAACGTGGCGCCGAGTATCCAATTTGTCATCGCGCACATGATGGATCGCAACGCGCTCTTGCATCCGCCCGCGGGCGTCTCTCTGGCCACCTTGGCGGGCACGGATTTGGCTGCGATCATCTGCCTAGTGGCGCTGCTGCCGTGGACGGCCCGCACATCGCTCGCAGGGCTCGGGTTTCGAGCGCCGACCGCGCGCACGATCGGCATCGCTGCGATCGGCGCGCTCGCCATGATCGTTCTGACGAACGGTTTGGCATCGTTGCTTGAAACCGCTTTGCACATCAAGGTGCCCGAACAAGCCGTCACCTTGTTCCTGAGCATGAAGACTCCGGCCGGCAAAGCGACGTTCGCGTTTATGGGTATCGTCCTCGCGGCAATCGCCGAAGAGCTGGTCTTTCGCGTCTTTCTTTTCAACGCGATCCGCAGATACGCCAATTTTTGGCTTGCGGCGACGGTAAGCGGCTTGCTGTTCGGATTCGCTCACGCGCAATTCGGTTTCACGCTCGCCCAAAACCTGATTCTCGCCGTGCCGCTGGCCATAGGCGGCATCATCCTTTGCGCCGTCTATGCCAAAACCAGAAATGCCTACGCCTCGATGATTACGCACGGCCTGTTCAATGCCGTTTCGTTCGTAGCTCTGTTCGTCGCGCCGCAACTCGCACAATGA
- a CDS encoding 3D domain-containing protein, whose product MIGRTHRRTSELMAAGALVLSLVTAGFLSNPPPALAAGPETTAPQHSITFDSQEQETVLLSAARTVGDFLKERGITVGAGDYIHPSADTLITGDMQIEYSAAVPVTFVSGQTHQEIVSNAADVGALLEERGVHLGTYDTVSPSLADPIVAGETIRITRIAKWISAQKIHIAPKTINEIDFALAPGKTKIVSAGSAGVRLAIISFVSTDGKVQKRVLASHLLRKPKNRILAVGVGTYAAFAEFAQRGLQKTAYIAADALDMVATAYTAACSGCSGYTATGYRAGRGIVAVDPRIIPLGTKLFIPGYGFAIAGDTGGAIVGHRIDLGFNSESDAIQFGRRPIKVYTLR is encoded by the coding sequence TTGATAGGACGTACTCACCGGCGCACGAGCGAGCTGATGGCCGCCGGCGCCCTAGTCCTGAGCCTCGTGACCGCAGGCTTTCTTAGTAACCCCCCTCCGGCGCTCGCCGCCGGCCCCGAAACCACCGCCCCGCAGCACTCCATCACGTTCGATTCGCAAGAACAAGAGACGGTATTGCTTTCGGCTGCGCGCACGGTCGGCGACTTCCTGAAAGAGCGCGGTATAACGGTAGGAGCGGGCGATTATATTCATCCGTCGGCCGATACGCTGATCACCGGCGACATGCAGATCGAATATTCGGCGGCGGTTCCGGTAACGTTCGTGAGCGGACAAACGCATCAAGAGATCGTCAGCAACGCGGCAGACGTCGGCGCTTTGCTCGAAGAGCGCGGCGTACATTTGGGAACCTACGACACCGTTTCGCCGTCACTGGCGGATCCGATCGTCGCCGGAGAAACGATCCGGATCACGCGGATTGCAAAATGGATTTCCGCGCAGAAGATTCACATTGCGCCCAAGACGATCAACGAGATCGATTTCGCACTGGCGCCCGGCAAGACGAAGATCGTTTCAGCCGGAAGCGCCGGCGTACGCTTGGCGATCATCAGTTTCGTCAGCACCGACGGCAAAGTGCAAAAACGCGTTCTCGCATCGCATCTTTTGCGCAAACCGAAAAACCGCATCTTGGCTGTCGGCGTCGGCACCTATGCGGCGTTTGCTGAGTTCGCGCAGCGCGGTCTGCAGAAAACCGCCTATATCGCCGCCGATGCTCTCGACATGGTCGCCACAGCGTATACTGCGGCGTGCTCGGGGTGCAGCGGATACACCGCGACCGGTTATCGCGCCGGGCGCGGTATCGTCGCAGTAGACCCGCGCATCATTCCGCTCGGCACCAAGCTCTTCATACCGGGATACGGCTTCGCGATTGCCGGCGACACCGGCGGCGCGATCGTCGGTCACCGGATCGACCTCGGATTCAATTCCGAGAGCGACGCGATCCAGTTCGGCCGCCGCCCAATAAAAGTCTACACGCTCCGCTAG
- the hpt gene encoding hypoxanthine phosphoribosyltransferase → MSGTLTYEKTIEKELFSVEEIAAAIERLAREIARDYAGKPLLVLGVLKGALYVTVDLVRALSRLPDGPSRIELDFIVVSSYGNSTRSSGEVRLLKDTGEKIAGRNVLVIEDIIDNGLTLQYLRSLLSGREPASLRSCVLFDKPYNRRVEVPVDYVGLVAPEVFVVGYGLDYQENYRNLPYLAQLQSWVFSE, encoded by the coding sequence ATGAGCGGCACGCTGACCTACGAAAAGACGATCGAAAAGGAACTCTTTTCAGTCGAGGAGATCGCGGCTGCCATCGAGCGTTTGGCGCGTGAGATTGCCCGTGATTACGCCGGGAAACCGCTCCTCGTGCTGGGCGTGTTAAAGGGAGCGCTGTATGTGACTGTGGACTTGGTTCGAGCCCTCTCGCGCCTGCCCGACGGCCCCAGCAGAATCGAACTCGACTTCATCGTCGTTTCCAGTTATGGAAACTCGACCCGGTCGAGCGGAGAGGTGCGATTGCTGAAGGATACCGGTGAAAAGATTGCGGGCAGAAACGTGCTCGTGATCGAGGATATCATCGACAACGGGCTCACGCTGCAGTACCTTCGTTCGTTACTCTCCGGGCGCGAACCGGCCAGTCTGCGATCGTGCGTCCTGTTCGATAAACCGTACAACCGGCGCGTCGAGGTGCCCGTGGATTACGTCGGTTTGGTCGCGCCTGAGGTGTTTGTCGTAGGGTACGGTTTGGACTACCAAGAAAACTATCGCAACCTCCCCTACCTCGCGCAGCTGCAGTCCTGGGTGTTTTCGGAATAA
- the ftsH gene encoding ATP-dependent zinc metalloprotease FtsH, translating into MSKNIRAILLILVAFAVVVLIVQRIVVPPTEVVQLDYNAFHQKLVANQVKTFDAVGTDVTGTLTDNTHYMTSLPNRDSAFVDQVMRHVKGSVKFETVPSSNVLTFALTAVPFVIVAFLIFLILRQAQSGGNQALSFGRSRAKTLSENRPKVTFNDVAGVDEAKEELGEIVEFLKYPKKFQALGARIPKGVLLLGPPGSGKTLLARAIAGEAGVPFFSISGSDFVEMFVGVGASRVRDLFDQAKKSAPCIVFIDEIDAVGRQRGAGLGGGHDEREQTLNQLLVEMDGFDQNTGVILIAATNRPDVLDPALLRPGRFDRQIVVDRADVRGRQKILEIHARNKPLAKEVALETLAKRTPGFSGADLENLLNEAALLAARRNKTTIEMNDCDEAIDRVIVGPERRSIVMSQKEKEITAYHESGHAIVGGLTDKGDAIHKVTIIPRGMALGITWSLPEDDRHSQTKEELLAIVSRMLGGRLAEEIKFKDVTTGASNDFEKATELARRMVTQYGMSDTLGPIQYGRGNHQVFLGRDFGEDRNYSEEIASRIDTEVRRIIEGCYDRGRTLLLENWDKVERMVGSLLEYETVEGEEVKAILEGRPFVRGDEPPAEAAPPSAPVTEEGKRAEKPKRLPPNISPEPA; encoded by the coding sequence GTGAGCAAGAATATTCGGGCCATCCTCCTCATCCTCGTCGCGTTCGCCGTGGTTGTCCTTATCGTGCAGCGCATCGTGGTGCCGCCGACGGAAGTCGTGCAGCTCGATTACAACGCGTTCCACCAGAAGCTCGTTGCGAATCAAGTAAAGACGTTCGACGCCGTCGGGACCGACGTCACCGGCACGCTTACGGACAACACGCATTATATGACGTCGCTTCCAAATCGCGACTCGGCGTTCGTCGATCAAGTGATGCGTCACGTAAAGGGCAGCGTAAAATTCGAAACCGTGCCTTCTTCGAATGTCCTGACGTTCGCTCTCACCGCCGTTCCGTTTGTCATCGTCGCGTTTCTCATCTTCCTCATTCTGCGGCAAGCGCAGAGCGGAGGAAATCAAGCGCTCTCGTTTGGGCGCTCGCGCGCCAAGACGCTCTCCGAGAACCGTCCCAAGGTGACGTTCAACGACGTGGCCGGCGTTGACGAAGCCAAAGAAGAGCTTGGCGAGATCGTCGAGTTCTTGAAATATCCGAAGAAATTTCAAGCGTTGGGTGCGCGCATTCCCAAAGGCGTGCTGCTGTTAGGACCGCCGGGTTCCGGCAAGACGCTGCTGGCGCGCGCTATCGCCGGCGAGGCCGGCGTGCCGTTCTTCTCGATCTCCGGCTCCGACTTCGTCGAGATGTTCGTCGGCGTCGGCGCATCGCGCGTGCGCGACCTTTTCGACCAAGCCAAGAAGTCGGCGCCGTGCATCGTCTTCATCGACGAGATCGACGCAGTCGGACGTCAGCGCGGTGCAGGGCTCGGCGGCGGACACGACGAGCGCGAGCAGACGCTGAACCAATTACTCGTCGAGATGGACGGCTTCGATCAAAACACCGGCGTGATTCTGATCGCCGCGACCAACCGCCCCGACGTGCTCGATCCGGCGCTCTTGCGTCCGGGACGCTTCGACCGTCAAATTGTCGTCGACCGCGCCGACGTGCGAGGCCGCCAGAAGATTCTCGAAATTCACGCGCGCAATAAACCGCTGGCCAAGGAAGTCGCGCTGGAAACGCTGGCCAAACGCACGCCCGGATTCTCGGGCGCCGACCTGGAGAACTTGCTGAACGAAGCGGCGCTGCTGGCCGCGCGCCGCAACAAGACCACGATCGAGATGAACGATTGCGACGAGGCGATCGATCGCGTCATCGTCGGTCCCGAACGCCGTTCGATCGTGATGTCGCAAAAAGAAAAGGAGATCACGGCCTATCACGAATCCGGCCACGCGATCGTCGGCGGATTGACCGACAAGGGCGACGCGATCCACAAGGTGACGATCATTCCGCGCGGCATGGCGCTCGGCATCACTTGGTCGCTGCCCGAAGATGACCGGCACAGCCAAACGAAAGAAGAGCTGCTGGCCATCGTCAGCCGCATGCTGGGCGGACGGTTGGCCGAGGAGATCAAGTTCAAAGACGTCACGACCGGCGCGAGCAACGACTTCGAGAAAGCCACCGAACTCGCGCGCCGCATGGTGACGCAGTACGGCATGTCCGATACGCTCGGGCCGATTCAGTACGGCCGCGGCAATCACCAAGTCTTCTTGGGACGCGACTTCGGCGAAGATCGTAATTACTCCGAAGAGATCGCCTCGCGGATCGACACCGAAGTGCGCCGCATTATCGAAGGCTGTTACGACCGCGGACGCACGCTGTTGCTGGAAAACTGGGACAAAGTCGAGCGCATGGTCGGATCGTTGCTCGAATACGAAACCGTTGAAGGTGAAGAGGTCAAAGCGATCCTCGAAGGCCGTCCTTTCGTGCGCGGCGACGAGCCGCCCGCGGAAGCTGCGCCGCCATCCGCGCCCGTTACCGAGGAAGGGAAGCGCGCGGAGAAACCCAAGCGGCTGCCGCCCAACATCTCACCGGAACCGGCATGA
- a CDS encoding glycosyltransferase — translation MRVGFFTEVYRPIINGVVASVDGLAGGLRALGHDVYCFAPHIPGSDEGDGALRMPSLPLPISTPYRLTVPLVSRRNRRGIINHLDVLHAHSPFVTGWMSVRYARRLHVPLVYTYHTRLEEYVHYLPFDPKATRFAASTLTRSFANLADAVIVPTPAMRQRLAEIGVTAHIEVVPSGIDLEHFGSGKRRADLRQSLGARSGDRLLLFVGRLGREKNVEVLLDALTLTKTSARLVIAGDGPEREALETRANELNLGGRVRFLGEVGRDELPDLYASVDAFVFPSVTETQGLVLVEALAAGTAVIAADAPVVREVLGGAGRLVASSPEAFSEAIDALPDAQDDAQQARNRGAAARFGIDQQSRHVASLYEALRSREVQAATGAP, via the coding sequence ATGCGAGTCGGCTTTTTTACGGAGGTCTATCGCCCGATAATCAACGGGGTTGTGGCATCGGTCGACGGGCTGGCGGGGGGCTTGCGCGCGCTGGGGCACGACGTCTACTGCTTCGCGCCCCATATCCCCGGATCGGATGAAGGCGACGGAGCTCTGCGGATGCCTTCGCTGCCGCTGCCCATCTCGACGCCGTACCGTTTGACCGTTCCGCTGGTCAGCCGCCGCAACCGGCGCGGCATCATCAACCATCTCGACGTGCTCCACGCGCACTCGCCGTTCGTAACGGGATGGATGAGTGTGCGCTATGCGCGGCGGTTGCACGTGCCGCTGGTGTACACGTACCACACGCGTTTGGAAGAGTACGTGCACTACTTGCCGTTCGATCCGAAGGCGACGCGTTTCGCAGCCTCGACGTTGACGCGCAGCTTTGCGAACTTAGCCGACGCGGTGATCGTGCCGACGCCGGCGATGCGTCAAAGACTCGCGGAAATCGGCGTTACGGCACACATTGAAGTCGTTCCGAGCGGAATCGATCTCGAGCATTTCGGTTCCGGAAAACGGCGCGCGGATCTGCGGCAATCGCTGGGCGCGCGATCCGGTGACCGGCTGTTGCTTTTCGTCGGGCGTTTGGGACGCGAGAAGAACGTCGAAGTGCTGCTCGATGCGCTGACGCTGACGAAGACTTCGGCGCGTCTGGTGATCGCCGGCGACGGCCCCGAGCGCGAAGCGTTGGAGACGCGCGCGAACGAGTTGAATTTAGGCGGACGCGTACGGTTTTTGGGCGAGGTAGGACGAGACGAACTGCCCGATCTTTATGCAAGCGTTGACGCGTTTGTTTTTCCGAGCGTGACCGAGACTCAAGGGCTGGTGCTGGTGGAAGCCCTGGCGGCCGGAACCGCTGTGATCGCGGCTGACGCACCCGTCGTTCGGGAGGTGCTGGGAGGGGCCGGCCGGCTCGTCGCCAGCTCCCCAGAGGCCTTTTCTGAGGCGATCGACGCGCTGCCCGACGCCCAAGACGACGCGCAGCAGGCCCGGAACCGCGGGGCGGCCGCACGCTTCGGCATCGACCAGCAGTCCCGCCACGT
- a CDS encoding glycosyltransferase family 1 protein: MMLAVDAWNLAADRRGMGRYVRRVLYGLQALGEDDVSLIVRDRGTAQSLEGEFDYPLIETRELRKKPPHTVWYPWNGMRFAPHAPCFVTIYDPFAFTFPHKNIIARVREQAPIRRAVREADAKVTISEWSAGELHKLFGINAAGIDVVPPVIEPFWHPVAAEPGLTYVLFVAGPDERKNAALLFDAFEAAFEDQAVELMVAGELNAEDTGKFERMRALKRRVRPDDVELRSLYSGAVAVAVPSLAEGFGLPAVEAMACGAPVLAANAAALPEACDGGALLIDPSDRIAWRDALLSVHRDAQLRAMLREAGLARVARFDPLAPARGILEVVRMLS, translated from the coding sequence ATGATGCTCGCCGTAGACGCCTGGAACCTCGCGGCCGACCGGCGCGGGATGGGGCGATACGTGCGGCGCGTCCTGTACGGTCTGCAAGCGCTCGGCGAAGATGATGTGAGCCTCATCGTCCGCGATCGGGGTACAGCGCAATCGCTGGAGGGCGAGTTCGACTATCCGCTGATTGAAACGCGCGAGTTGCGCAAAAAGCCGCCGCATACGGTGTGGTATCCATGGAACGGCATGCGTTTTGCACCGCATGCTCCATGCTTTGTCACGATCTACGATCCGTTTGCATTCACGTTTCCGCACAAAAACATCATCGCACGGGTGCGCGAACAAGCGCCCATTCGCCGCGCCGTGCGCGAAGCGGACGCGAAAGTCACGATCTCGGAATGGAGCGCCGGCGAGTTGCACAAACTGTTCGGCATCAATGCCGCCGGGATTGATGTGGTGCCGCCCGTCATCGAACCGTTTTGGCACCCCGTCGCGGCCGAACCCGGTTTGACATACGTGCTCTTCGTTGCCGGTCCGGACGAGCGCAAGAACGCGGCCTTACTTTTTGACGCGTTCGAGGCGGCATTCGAAGACCAAGCCGTCGAGCTGATGGTCGCCGGCGAACTCAACGCCGAGGATACGGGCAAATTCGAACGGATGCGCGCGCTCAAGCGGCGCGTACGGCCGGACGACGTAGAGCTGCGAAGCCTGTACTCCGGCGCCGTCGCCGTTGCCGTGCCGTCGCTGGCCGAGGGTTTCGGCTTGCCGGCGGTTGAGGCGATGGCGTGCGGCGCGCCGGTCCTCGCCGCCAATGCTGCGGCACTGCCCGAAGCCTGCGACGGAGGCGCACTATTGATCGATCCGAGCGACCGGATCGCTTGGCGTGACGCCTTGCTGAGCGTCCACAGGGATGCGCAACTGCGCGCGATGTTGCGGGAAGCCGGCCTGGCGCGCGTAGCGCGGTTCGATCCGCTCGCGCCGGCCCGCGGGATCCTGGAGGTTGTCCGGATGTTATCTTGA
- the smpB gene encoding SsrA-binding protein SmpB, with protein MAKSKQTRVAKAVKKAAPAVDNRRARHEFHILESLEAGIALTGTEIKSIRAGGISLNQAYARLRDGEMWLLGMHIPAYKQGSFSNVEPDRPRKLLLHKEQIVRLGGKASEKGLTLVPLRLYFTRGKAKVEIGLARGKKLWDKRADTAKRDVEREIARHSR; from the coding sequence ATGGCAAAATCTAAACAAACGCGAGTTGCCAAAGCCGTCAAGAAAGCAGCGCCCGCGGTAGACAACCGCCGCGCGCGCCATGAATTTCACATTCTGGAGTCGCTCGAGGCCGGTATCGCGCTCACCGGAACCGAGATCAAATCGATCCGGGCGGGCGGCATCAGCCTGAATCAAGCCTACGCGCGGCTCCGGGACGGAGAGATGTGGCTGCTCGGCATGCACATCCCGGCATATAAACAAGGGAGCTTCTCGAACGTCGAGCCGGATCGTCCGCGCAAACTGCTGTTGCACAAAGAACAGATCGTGCGTTTGGGCGGGAAGGCTTCCGAAAAAGGCCTGACGCTGGTTCCACTGCGTCTGTACTTCACACGCGGCAAAGCCAAAGTGGAAATCGGCCTGGCGCGCGGCAAAAAACTCTGGGATAAACGCGCGGACACCGCCAAGCGCGACGTCGAGCGCGAGATCGCTCGCCACTCCCGCTGA